One Dictyoglomus thermophilum H-6-12 DNA window includes the following coding sequences:
- a CDS encoding DUF362 domain-containing protein — translation MKDKKTYLTLGLGALFLISQSLSKGQDILKENSLFKISEKNRVYIAKNNIELINQEKRIPEVVDVGVAKEENIRKSVRKAVELCGGMSFIKPGDTVLIKPNVNSNDPYPGTTNPEVLAEVIEMVKEKGAKRIIVADSSGIPWPNTLKNMETTGILAVAKKAGIEVYSLDNMEWIWVKPEGLKYWSRGFRIPKLVKEVDHIINVAVVKTHSIADFTMSLKNFVGFIHREDRILMHSSRYLKEMIGELNTAFSPSLNILDASKVFVRGGPAKGEEREVGMIIASTDRIACDITGLSLLKLLGTTPEIQNKNMWEHPQIKRAIELGVGINNPELINLKTSNVDREKLILRIK, via the coding sequence ATGAAAGATAAGAAAACATATCTTACCCTTGGTTTAGGTGCTCTTTTTCTAATTTCTCAAAGTTTATCAAAAGGACAGGATATCTTAAAAGAAAATTCCTTATTTAAAATCTCTGAAAAAAATAGGGTTTACATTGCCAAAAACAACATTGAACTAATAAATCAAGAAAAAAGAATCCCCGAAGTTGTAGATGTAGGAGTTGCTAAAGAAGAGAATATACGTAAATCAGTGAGAAAAGCAGTGGAACTTTGTGGAGGAATGAGCTTTATAAAGCCTGGAGATACTGTGTTGATCAAACCAAATGTTAATTCCAATGATCCCTATCCAGGCACTACAAACCCAGAAGTTTTAGCAGAAGTGATTGAAATGGTAAAAGAAAAAGGAGCGAAAAGAATAATTGTTGCAGACTCCTCAGGAATTCCCTGGCCCAATACTCTAAAAAACATGGAAACTACAGGGATATTGGCAGTTGCCAAAAAAGCAGGCATAGAAGTCTACTCTTTAGATAACATGGAATGGATTTGGGTAAAACCAGAAGGCTTAAAATATTGGAGCAGAGGCTTCAGAATACCAAAGCTTGTAAAAGAAGTAGATCATATCATAAATGTGGCAGTAGTAAAGACCCATTCTATAGCTGACTTCACAATGTCTTTGAAAAATTTTGTAGGATTCATTCACAGAGAGGATAGAATACTAATGCATAGCTCAAGATATCTAAAAGAGATGATTGGAGAATTAAATACCGCCTTTAGTCCCTCTTTAAACATACTTGATGCCTCAAAGGTTTTTGTAAGAGGAGGACCTGCAAAGGGAGAGGAAAGAGAGGTAGGAATGATTATAGCCTCTACTGATAGAATTGCCTGCGATATTACTGGCTTATCTTTATTAAAACTCCTTGGTACTACTCCAGAGATCCAAAATAAAAACATGTGGGAACATCCTCAGATAAAGAGAGCAATAGAACTTGGTGTAGGTATAAATAATCCTGAATTAATCAACCTAAAAACTTCTAATGTAGACAGGGAAAAACTAATACTAAGAATAAAATGA
- a CDS encoding beta-N-acetylhexosaminidase, whose product MNKIFIVPEPKRLEFKGRWFEFKGFENFPEFLSQEFKVPKGNLRIKKIEKEGNGIEIKENEILIWGDENVAYATLIQLLTQNPNKLPEAIIEEEFSFKFRGYHLDIARGGVPHLKEFKRILRWLFLLKYNYFAIYFEDLFPWEKYPEIGALRGRLTREELKEIISYAQKLNIEVFPSLELCGHMENILVLPNFMKFSEWHRPEEGCIDLSNEEAKNFTYDLLEEVINFFPSKYIHIGGDETWALGRGRSLDKDGVFKGPELFEMHHRNLIYKVKEKGKIPMVWGDMLTGMYLREEEKERWKIVLESDIWDETIIANWDYTHLPQEHFLNKINMFGKRKEREIACPGLSNWNRFYPNFDVALANITNFLIPAKKEKLIGFLLTSWGDDGAECLYSFLDPLILATMEIAEGNKDWEEKWISLRGESREILEVRKTLGQNDIAETIKHVFLGDQMYRHATELLKDRERKPTGDFWADYYLEMTNLLSNKEKLKKKYEEVFETISQANLPEDLALIRDMLKISIDRINGRLKFSEFASFGNKYAELWLSERKKENLEKVITKVYGAGGRADLEIY is encoded by the coding sequence ATGAATAAGATATTCATAGTGCCAGAGCCTAAAAGATTAGAGTTTAAAGGAAGATGGTTTGAATTTAAAGGCTTTGAAAATTTCCCAGAATTCTTAAGTCAAGAGTTTAAAGTTCCCAAGGGGAATTTAAGAATAAAAAAGATTGAAAAAGAAGGAAATGGTATAGAAATAAAAGAAAACGAGATATTAATATGGGGAGATGAAAATGTAGCCTATGCAACCCTTATTCAACTTTTAACGCAAAACCCCAATAAACTTCCAGAAGCAATAATAGAAGAAGAATTCTCTTTTAAATTCCGTGGCTACCATTTGGACATTGCACGAGGAGGAGTTCCTCATTTAAAGGAATTCAAGAGAATTTTAAGATGGTTATTCCTCCTCAAGTATAATTACTTTGCTATTTACTTTGAAGATCTCTTTCCGTGGGAAAAATATCCAGAGATTGGAGCCTTAAGAGGAAGACTTACAAGGGAGGAATTAAAAGAAATAATAAGCTATGCCCAAAAATTAAATATAGAGGTGTTTCCTTCTCTTGAGCTCTGTGGCCACATGGAAAATATTTTAGTGCTTCCTAATTTTATGAAGTTTAGTGAGTGGCATAGACCCGAAGAAGGATGTATAGACCTCTCTAATGAAGAAGCAAAGAATTTTACCTATGATCTTTTAGAAGAGGTAATAAATTTCTTCCCTTCAAAGTACATTCATATAGGTGGAGATGAAACCTGGGCTCTTGGAAGAGGACGAAGTCTTGATAAAGATGGAGTATTTAAAGGGCCAGAGCTTTTTGAGATGCACCATAGAAATCTAATCTACAAAGTAAAAGAAAAGGGAAAAATCCCCATGGTATGGGGAGATATGTTAACAGGCATGTATTTAAGAGAGGAAGAAAAAGAAAGATGGAAGATTGTGCTTGAAAGTGACATATGGGATGAAACCATAATAGCTAATTGGGATTATACTCACCTTCCTCAAGAACATTTCCTAAACAAGATAAATATGTTTGGTAAAAGAAAAGAAAGGGAGATTGCTTGTCCAGGGCTTTCCAATTGGAACAGATTCTATCCTAATTTTGATGTTGCTCTGGCCAATATCACAAACTTTCTAATTCCTGCCAAAAAGGAAAAACTTATTGGTTTTCTTCTTACTTCTTGGGGAGATGATGGGGCAGAATGCCTATACTCCTTCTTAGATCCACTCATATTGGCCACCATGGAAATAGCAGAGGGAAATAAAGATTGGGAAGAAAAATGGATCTCTTTAAGAGGTGAGAGTAGAGAGATTCTTGAAGTAAGAAAAACCTTAGGCCAAAACGACATAGCAGAAACCATTAAACATGTATTCTTAGGAGATCAGATGTATAGACATGCTACCGAACTATTAAAGGATAGAGAAAGAAAACCCACTGGAGATTTCTGGGCAGATTATTACCTGGAAATGACCAATCTTCTTTCCAATAAAGAAAAACTCAAAAAGAAATATGAAGAAGTTTTTGAGACCATTTCTCAGGCAAATCTACCTGAAGATTTGGCACTTATAAGAGATATGTTAAAGATTTCCATTGATAGAATTAATGGAAGATTAAAATTCTCAGAATTTGCCAGTTTTGGCAACAAATATGCTGAATTATGGCTCTCCGAAAGGAAAAAAGAAAATTTAGAGAAAGTAATAACCAAAGTCTATGGAGCAGGAGGAAGAGCAGATTTAGAAATCTATTAA
- the nagA gene encoding N-acetylglucosamine-6-phosphate deacetylase has protein sequence MSSIVILGKVILKDRILENGFLKIENGRIVHIGEKRESSIDKVDYDFSNFYISPGFIDVHIHGAVGEDFLDCDYSDIEKITTFLASKGVTGFLPTIVTGPLTSMKLAVKKLERYIENQKAGARVLGMHLEGPFLNPKYKGAQPEEHILEPNIEVLEELYSPYLKLMTIAPEKDKEFKVIRYLKERNVIISAGHTDASYDVMREAVLNGLSHITHLFNGMRPLHHRDPGIVGYALVNDVSVEVIVDGYHLSDVILKMVTKLKSKEKILLVTDAMMATGLDDGEYKLSGQKVIVKNGRAVLESGSLAGSTLTMDRAIKNMMSMTGMDIVDAVFMASYAPAKLLGIEDRKGSIDIGKDADINVFDENLNIKMTMVKGKKVFPS, from the coding sequence ATGAGTAGTATTGTTATTTTGGGAAAAGTAATATTAAAAGATAGAATTTTAGAGAATGGATTCTTAAAGATTGAGAATGGTAGGATAGTACATATAGGAGAAAAAAGGGAAAGTAGTATAGATAAAGTAGATTATGATTTTAGTAATTTTTATATTTCTCCAGGATTTATTGATGTCCACATTCATGGAGCTGTTGGAGAGGATTTTTTAGATTGTGATTACTCCGATATAGAAAAGATAACAACTTTTTTGGCTTCAAAAGGAGTTACTGGTTTCTTACCTACTATAGTAACAGGCCCCCTAACAAGTATGAAGTTGGCTGTTAAAAAATTGGAAAGATATATAGAAAACCAAAAAGCTGGTGCAAGAGTTTTGGGGATGCATTTAGAGGGTCCTTTTTTAAATCCTAAGTACAAGGGTGCTCAACCTGAAGAGCATATTTTAGAGCCTAATATTGAGGTTTTAGAGGAATTATATTCCCCTTATTTAAAGTTAATGACTATTGCCCCAGAAAAAGATAAAGAATTTAAAGTAATAAGATATCTTAAGGAAAGAAATGTAATTATCTCTGCAGGACATACCGATGCATCGTATGATGTGATGAGGGAGGCAGTTTTAAATGGACTTTCCCATATTACTCACCTTTTTAATGGTATGAGGCCTCTTCATCATAGGGATCCTGGAATTGTGGGATATGCCCTTGTTAATGATGTAAGTGTAGAGGTCATCGTTGATGGTTATCATTTATCTGATGTAATCCTAAAGATGGTAACTAAATTAAAATCTAAGGAAAAAATTTTACTTGTTACTGATGCTATGATGGCTACAGGACTTGATGATGGAGAGTACAAGCTCTCAGGCCAGAAGGTAATAGTTAAAAATGGAAGAGCGGTTCTTGAGTCTGGCTCTCTTGCAGGTAGTACTCTCACTATGGATAGGGCTATAAAAAATATGATGAGTATGACAGGGATGGACATTGTAGATGCAGTTTTTATGGCTTCCTATGCTCCTGCAAAACTTCTTGGCATAGAAGATAGAAAAGGAAGTATAGATATAGGTAAAGATGCAGATATTAATGTTTTTGATGAAAATTTAAACATAAAAATGACCATGGTAAAGGGGAAGAAAGTCTTCCCCTCGTAA
- a CDS encoding sugar isomerase domain-containing protein, with amino-acid sequence MRYLKSLISLLEELDKESNNFQKAVDKTVEAIKNGGIIHILGYGHYNVIPMELFFKPGALACINPLLDLSTLYSESIYRANYLEKNEGYGKSLIANINVKENDIFYIASYSGRDLVAIDVCLELKKKGIFTIGIINKENSAKTSKHSSKKNLKDLVDLAILVPGPSDELLLALEENRDIKVGPLGVLIPLLVINDIFTEVIYKIENIGIIPPVFRVPISSKNQEINEKLIEVYRERVRGF; translated from the coding sequence ATGAGGTATCTAAAATCTTTAATTAGTCTTTTAGAGGAATTAGATAAGGAGAGTAACAATTTTCAAAAAGCAGTCGATAAAACCGTTGAAGCTATTAAAAATGGAGGAATAATACATATTTTAGGTTATGGTCATTATAATGTTATCCCTATGGAACTATTTTTTAAGCCTGGTGCTCTGGCTTGTATAAATCCTCTTTTAGATTTAAGTACGCTATATTCTGAGAGTATTTACAGGGCTAATTATCTTGAAAAGAATGAAGGATACGGTAAAAGCTTAATTGCTAATATTAATGTAAAGGAGAATGATATTTTTTATATAGCCTCATATAGTGGCAGAGATCTTGTTGCTATTGATGTATGCCTTGAGTTAAAGAAAAAAGGCATCTTTACTATAGGGATTATTAATAAAGAAAATTCAGCAAAAACTTCAAAACATTCATCTAAAAAGAATTTAAAAGATCTTGTCGATCTTGCTATTTTGGTGCCTGGTCCTTCCGATGAGCTCCTCTTGGCCTTAGAAGAGAATAGAGATATAAAGGTGGGTCCTTTAGGAGTTTTAATTCCTCTTTTAGTGATCAATGATATTTTTACTGAAGTGATTTATAAAATTGAAAATATAGGTATTATTCCTCCTGTCTTTAGAGTTCCTATTAGTAGTAAGAATCAGGAGATAAATGAAAAGTTGATAGAGGTTTATAGAGAAAGGGTTAGAGGTTTCTAA